One Euphorbia lathyris chromosome 1, ddEupLath1.1, whole genome shotgun sequence DNA segment encodes these proteins:
- the LOC136208587 gene encoding uncharacterized protein, whose amino-acid sequence MTHKRPFVDDASNEVSCKHLRHPKQIDHLALPVPVDDHCQNPVVPDYEYSLGELQGIDRSANDQIVLNEFKKFETGASSSFPPFFWISNAIHEADHLSFFPEYFDHVHHPRVVHQPDDVFSSIDYPFQKPVSIGPEHQAFVPEWEGQNMSSSSQVVLGQSSGLHIAVDAGYEERLMGTCVIPFPELGTSATHCSELTKTNCSCLDQGSIECVKQHVMEAREKLRENLGEETFAGLGFNDMGEEVAGKWTEVEEQIFHDVVLSNPVTLGKNFWEHLSVAFPSRKSSELVSYYFNVFMLRVRSVQNRFDPLNIDSDNDEWQRSDSGMGEGDVGYTVESPNEQDAPAYYQDDLVEDCNEQTEDEDEIGAIKDSADYDVRRAETDEEYEGDIDDISMANGGISRVDYSGDKLFKNSENDIDIEDGSCTSYEYQQDNADCCGPLDMVSGGRHSNQE is encoded by the exons atgactCACAAACGACCTTTTGTTGATGATGCTTCTAACGAGGTTTCTTGTAAGCACCTTAGACACCCGAAACAAATTGACCATCTTGCACTACCAGTCCCAGTTGATGATCATTGTCAAAATCCTGTGGTTCCAG ATTATGAGTACAGTCTTGGTGAGTTGCAAGGTATTGATAGGTCTGCAAATGATCAGATAGTCTTGAACGAGTTCAAAAAATTTGAAACTGGTGCTTCTAGCAGTTTCCCCCCCTTTTTTTGGATCAGCAATGCAATTCATGAGGCAGATCATCTCTCATTTTTTCCTGAGTATTTTGATCATGTTCACCACCCGAGGGTTGTACACCAACCCGATGATGTGTTCTCATCTATTGACTATCCCTTCCAGAAACCAGTTTCTATTGGACCAGAGCATCAAGCTTTTGTTCCAGAGTGGGAGGGTCAGAATATGTCATCTAGTTCTCAAGTTGTTCTTGGACAATCATCTGGCCTCCATATCGCAGTTGATGCTGGTTATGAGGAGAGGCTGATGGGTACTTGTGTTATTCCATTCCCTGAATTAGGAACTTCTGCTACTCATTGCAGCGAACTTACCAAGACCAACTGTAGCTGCCTTGACCAGGGATCTATTGAATGTGTGAAACAACATGTCATGGAAGCTAGGGAGAAACTCAGGGAGAACCTTGGGGAGGAAACGTTTGCGGGGCTCGGTTTTAATGATATGGGAGAAGAGGTTGCAGGAAAATGGACTGAAGTGGAAGAGCAAATCTTCCATGATGTGGTCCTATCAAATCCTGTAACGTTAGGCAAGAACTTCTGGGAACATCTGTCAGTGGCATTCCCTTCACGAAAAAGTAGTGAGTTGGTCAGCTATTATTTCAATGTCTTCATGCTTCGGGTACGTTCTGTGCAGAATAGGTTTGACCCACTAAACATTGACAGTGATAATGATGAGTGGCAGAGAAGTGATTCTGGAATGGGAGAGGGAGATGTCGGTTATACAGTGGAATCTCCTAATGAACAAGATGCTCCTGCTTATTATCAGGACGACCTTGTAGAGGATTGCAATGAACAGACTGAGGATGAGGATGAAATTGGCGCTATAAAAGATAGTGCTGATTATGATGTTAGGAGAGCTGAAACTGATGAGGAGTATGAGGGAGATATCGATGATATTTCAATGGCGAATGGAGGTATCTCCAGGGTTGATTATAGCGGTGATAAACTTTTCAAAAACAGTGAGAATGATATCGATATTGAAGATGGTTCTTGCACATCATACGAGTATCAGCAAGACAATGCTGATTGTTGTGGTCCACTTGATATGGTGTCCGGTGGAAGACACTCTAATCAAGAGTGA